The following nucleotide sequence is from Cryptomeria japonica unplaced genomic scaffold, Sugi_1.0 HiC_scaffold_899, whole genome shotgun sequence.
AATGATACCGCATCTTTCTCTCGATTCAGTTCAACCCCAATTTATTGCAGCAACAAGCTGATATTCAATCCTAAGTACCCAAATTGACACAATAAGGAAAACCCCCACGTTATTAAGGCTAGATACTACACAAAGTTTAAAAGCACTTAAAACATATTGTATCTTCTCTGAGATAGTTATGTAGAGAAGCACAAGCACAAATAGAAAATATTACCCGATATGCAAGCACCGTCTATGCCACCACCACTATTACACTTGAGGGATATCATTCGTAATATTgatgttggaccattggttatgtagctaggaaatcggaaatcatcaaagcaaatatcaatattagtcatagctcaatcacaaaagctcaaatgcaatgatcaatcctaattacatccaatagagacatgaaaacaagatattcaagattgaaaacttaagcaaaccaaatgcagacttgaatgtctccttcatgtgactccattgtccttctttctccttcaaatagctttgttgtggatctcacctacaagtgcatgatcatgatatgaaagcaagtagacaagatgattgctcaagaatactcgaagcgtgattgattcgacaaagtgattattatatcaggattgaagaaattcatccaatttatagataaattggagaaaagatcaaattagcatgaagagattcaaatggaaattgcaaatcaaaaatgtcaattatgacaaattatgacaaatttgcactttctatgcaaaattgattgattgataattcataacaaaattatgacaactttctatgtcaaaattgattgattgtcaattatgacaaattatgacaaattgaaatgtcattcccatgaaattaggagaaaaataggaagaCATTGAAtcagaaattaggaaaattagaaaattggaaaataggaattaggaaattagaaaatgaggaaattaggagtttagtgaattaattaatgattatttatttattaattaattcacaaagagggaatttagaaattgatgaaaaattaggaaaatgagaattaggagaaattaggtaaatcaattaataatttgtcatttattaattaattcacaaaaagaggaataattagttagccaattaaattaaacatttaattgtgactcgaagacttaggataaataaataatttatttaacctagagggagaaatgacaaacagggttaaatgaataaaatcatgaaaccctaaaagatgatttagaaatgcaaggatgacaattaggtcttgacaaaggataattgatatcgattcgatttgatcatgattctgattaacaaaagaCCAATACTGACAAACGAttcgattgataaatgcgccaattgacgagggacaatgactaattgatccaaattgagaaagacgacgatcgatgacaaatcgatcgcaaaatgataaatttgacaagaagacaaggatcgatgacaaaatagatcacaagacgacaagattgatgacaaattgatcaaaagacaagaatcgatgacaaattgatcgcatgacgacaagattgataagaggaccaaaaccctaattaggattgacgatgtccaaaataatgacaaatgaacacgcacattgatgcgacaagataagaccgaccaaaatcatgataaatattgttatcgacaagaccaaattcgagagcgagataaatgaaaaATGCAGAAGAAGgattcgatgctcgcaaatgataaagaccaagtgcgtgacataggagaaaatgttaatgtgacgcaaaaacctaaaataaggcaatgcgcaaatgttaaagtatgattccgcaagcattgaccatttttagacgtctacaggatAAACATGACATTATTGGTTGTAAAAAATGTAAAATCGGTGAAGTGTAATTTCACAACAATGGTTACTATGAAAATGAAAGGCATACAATTCTTACTCTGTTTTTCAAttgctttatattttttttttctctgtTCTTTACAAGCATCGTAAGATTATGTGTAGTAGTGGGGGTGTGTGGTTAAAGAAGTAAGTGTCCTTTCATGGACATTATTTTTTCCTTCTCTTTGTCCTCATTCTTTGTCTTATTGTCTACTTTCCCACCCCACCCTATCGGATTATCTAAACCTATTTTTGGGCATGCGACCTGGTTTATGATTCATTGTTACCAATAAAATCCAACGACATTAGTTTCCTTGGTTGATCTTATAACATCAAACAAAGGTACCAAAGCGAGACAACATATGGTACCAAACCCATTCTTAGAGTTGTTAATCCTTGGCCCGTCTAATCTTACTTAAATAATTGAACAATAATTTATCCTTATGGACATGCTTACAAGTTGAGCGCTAATTAGATTTTAATTCTTGTGAAGACAAATGTAATAGCCGCAGATATCTTGCTTCCCCTGAAGGTACTAAATATGAGTGGTGATGAAATTTTCGAATGGACCTACTAAGATCAAATAGGTGAGAATATTAAGTACACATTTGAGAAGAAATTTATTGACCATAAGTTTGGGTTACCATTAGTTGAACATTTGTGTTTGGATACAAAAAAAAATTACTGCTATGGTTTCAAATTAAAATAGTTTTAAAGATCCAATtaatgttggtttaagaaaaaattCTCTCTTATAATGATCTGTGTGACTGTTGAATAGCATTTTTCAGTATATGCCCTTACTTTAGTCTTTTGAAGGATCATTGTTATTTTGGTAGTAGCTTGATTCGATTCCCTTTAACTCATTTGATAAATTTTCATGTTGCCTTTGGATAAGATATTATAAATCTTTTCTATGAACTATTGTGCAATAtaggaaaagaagaaaaacaaaTCAGAAACTTCATTAACATATGCTTCTTTCATTCAGAAGTGCCACCAAAAAATTTGCTTTTATAATATTATGTAAAAAAATATTGAAGAGAAAATAGTCCCATAATGAAATTAAACAAACCTGTTAGCGTACACCATTTCATTTTAAATTCTATTGATCTATCAAAAGTTCAAAATAGACATCATACAATGAATTTGTTAAATTCACCAAAGTAACTTAAATCCCAAATCCATGATTTAGCAATCACCTAGTGAATCAAAACCTGTACTGTAAAATTgtacatgaaagtaaaccatttatACGAACAACAGAGGCAAGAACTAAACACATGTTTAATTAAAAAACAGAATATATATGCAACCATTATCCAGAAAACTTAAAAATAGACACAGATTTGTAGTGGGCGTGTAAAACAACCAGCAAAATAAACCAGGCAAAAATCCCTACATGGGGATATTTAAGGATGAGTCTGTTTTGGTTTAGCCAATATATAGTTTATTTTAAGAACTTGGTACATAATTGTTTGGaacattttctattttttgttcAGCCAATGAATATCCCCTGTTATGCCTTGGAAAATTTTAAAGGTTTGTTATTTTTAAAATTGTCGAGAAAAGCTGGAGAATCGTTCAGTTTTCAAAAGTAACAGAAGTACCACTAAATACAGTGAAGGGTATCTTGGTGCAAGAAACTATGGTGGAACGATTAAGGCTACAAATCTATCTCTAATGATCTTTATTTTCATGCATCTTATCTCATGTGTATCGAGGAAGACACAAGCTGCAAAATTccttttattcatttgtattaGCTGACCTCGatctgtaaatttatttaaaacattTTCCTGTCTAACGTGCTCTTTTATTCCATTTTTCCAATCATAATTGCTTCAAGATTTTTAGTGTTTTCAGTGAATGCTAATTATTGTTAACTATTGTGCAAGAAACTCAGGTTTATTGATAGACAAAATCTTTGTGTCAGAAAAGAGCCTTGGAAGCATTTTGTTTGGATCCACTAAAACGAGGAGGCTTGTAATGAAGTCCtcattttcctattttctattgTTTAACTACCTTTTATTGAGTAGCATAACCAATTTAAGCTCATTATTGCTTATAAATCTCTGGCAATATTCGTAAGAAGGAAGAAGATAGATAAACATGGCATGTCGTTCGCGTATTTTTACTAAGTCAAGAATTGATCATTGCTTCATGTTtaattagttttgttttttttgagtttttaaggTGGTTAATTAAGACCAATTGGGCAGTTGCGTTAAAGATTTCCTTGAGAAACTACTGAATCAAATGTCTAATTAAGGTTTTACTCTCTTTTTTGAAACAACTGAATGCTCTAGGTCTGTTTAAGATCATATTGAACCTTAATAATTTCAACTCCGAGGAGAGGAACAAGATCAGGTGCGCATATTTTTTGTATTTATGTGGTGTCTACTATTTGACTTGGTCTAATATTCTCATTAGATTAATGCTAGAAATGAATTTGAGGAAATCCACAACTTTGGCTTATATTCTATCCAAGCTCTTAAGCCAAGTCTTATGATTAAAATTTTTAACCGTCTTTTATGGCATTTTATAGCATGTTAGTAGGTACCTCGAATGTTGGAAGAAGGCTTCCCCCAGATGGTTAAAGTTGACGATTTCAAACTTGCGACATTGTGTTTATGCAACTTTGAACTTAGGGTCAGAATTGACAACTTTTGATGTTTTGAGTGTAATTGTGTTTAATATCATTATATAATGGATATTTAGAAGGTTAGGGTCGGAACTGGCAGATTTTGATGTTTTGAGTGTAATTGTGTTTAATATCATTATGTAATGCACATTTACAAGGAAATGGTCTCATCTTCTATTAATGACACATATATATGTGAAGTATGAGCTGATGTGAATTGTCACTTTTCTAATAAGATTCACTTAATAGTACAATTTAAAATGAGCCATCACTTTTGTGATAAGATTCACTTAATTGTACGATTGAAAATGAGCCATCTAAACAAGTCAGAATTTTAAATTGTGTTGTTTAAATTAAATTATCTTTGATATAAGCtctaaataaaaaaaagaaagtaatctttttggtttttttttttgaggaTAGGCCATGATAACAATAGGTACTGACACATCCTCAACAACCATTGAATGGGAACTATCAGCTCTATTGCAGCACCCATACATTTTGAGAAAAGCCCAAGAAGAGCTCGACACACATATTGGACGAGATCGATTAATAGATGAATCAGAACTACACAAGCTAACTAATTTGCCAGTAATTATAAAGGAAACATTTAGGCTCTGTCCAGCAGAGCCACTTTAGATTCCCCATGAATATATGGAGGCATGCAATGTGGGAGGGTTTCATGACCCCACAGGAACACGGCTATTGTTGAATGTTTGGGCAATTCATAGGGACCCTACAGTGTGGGAGAGGCCCACAGAGTTTGATCCTGGACGGGTTTTGAAGAGTCAGACAAAAATTGATTTAAGAGGGAAAGACTTTGAATTGCTTCCATTTGGGTCAAGGAGGAGACTGTGTCCAGGATTGAATCTTGGATTGACTTTGGTTTCCTATGCATTGGCATGCTTGCTTCATAGCTTTGAGTGGAGTGTTCCAAGAGGTACTACAATTGACATGAGAGAGGGATTGTGACTTACAATGCCCAAGGAAATTCCATTAGAGGCTATCATTAAACCTCACCTTCCTCTCCAACTTTACCAGTCATGATTCATTTTTTTGTGGGGAACTGTGTGCTGGGTTTATATGATCCAATTTGTTTGTGGATTTGTGTGTTGGGTCTATATAATTTAAATTGTAGAATGTGCATTTTAGGTATAAGGGTATTTGGGATATAAATGATCCAAAATATCATATGTATTAATGAAGTGGTAGTTTAATTTTACAGTGGTTAACAATGTTTCAGAGGTTGATTTCAATTGGTTGAAGTGTTGGATTCTTATTGTCAAGATTTGAGTTTAAATCTTGAAAGGATTATATAATGTGGAATTTTAAGTTGTGGTTGTTGGTTTTTCATTATTGTTTTTAGTGTGGAAAGTTGTGATATCTAGTACAATTATGCAAAAAAGCTAGTGTTAATTTCATGTTGGTATTCACATGAATAGACTATTTATAAATAAATTGCAATATTTCTAACATGGGGAATGTGTAGATTAAGATTTTAGTGCTTGTTTAGTCTCACTTTTATTCTTGTTGCTCATAGACATGACAAATAGATTCTGTAAAGTGTACATAGATactattgataaaaaataaaattaagtgagctatcaatagatccaaccacaaaaccctctAACTCACAAACAATTATAATCTTCCAATGAAGCATGTAAAAAAAATGCATGAATCAATAAAGAAaacatcaaaattatcttcatacaattacCTTACTTATCTACATTGTGCTTTGAAACTTACTTTAAATGAATGATACATTTCTCTTAGAATTTTGGACACGCACAATTCGCAGTATgatcacatgaaagctcaaagattaTGGTTTAGAGAATGAGGATGGTTAAatattgaatttatagatttttttgatATCGATCAAAGATGGAGATCGGTTGAGATAGATGTGAGCATCAATGGTcaataattgattagaggaattGAATACTAAAAATAAGAGTTAACAAACTGCTTGGTTTAGTGAACTAAATTCAGTGAACTAGATCTGGTTAATTTGAAGACTAGAAGTGAGTGTTAGTTGAACTTAAGAAGTGGAGGTGCATGACAGATAACTTAGATTTCTCTAggatcaacatctccgtgaatgcatcaaatgagggagaagtgtatgaggaaacttgagctaacctatgggtg
It contains:
- the LOC131872939 gene encoding flavonoid 3',5'-hydroxylase-like; its protein translation is MEACNVGGFHDPTGTRLLLNVWAIHRDPTVWERPTEFDPGRVLKSQTKIDLRGKDFELLPFGSRRRLCPGLNLGLTLVSYALACLLHSFEWSVPRGGTVCHDVLSVSQWPPATWRTWARQVKRVPEELLAGESEAEGVQQ